Proteins co-encoded in one Raphanus sativus cultivar WK10039 unplaced genomic scaffold, ASM80110v3 Scaffold2953, whole genome shotgun sequence genomic window:
- the LOC130506164 gene encoding uncharacterized protein LOC130506164, with protein MMFLLLAIAGLISYYVYKSIKPPPPIPLPENVTKKSSRIKLSDGRHIAYRELGFPKDEAKNKIIIIHGYANSKEVNLYTTQEMIDEFKIYFLFFDRAGHGESDPNPSRTLKTDTYDIEELADKLQLGPKFHVLGMSLGAYPVYGCLKYIPHRLSGASLVVPLINFWWRRIPQNLLNAAIEKLPFAFQMILRVAHYCPWLLYWWMTQKWFPNNRDPKKIWTERDIELSKIYYKKSYMDAVIRQGEYVSCYQDIIAGYGNWEFDPTELSNPFSDTNKGSVHMWCALDDKQILRDVLVYICDKLPWIKFHEVPHVGHWIIHEKHHFEAIIKAACTE; from the exons ATGATGTTTCTTCTACTTGCGATCGCGGGATTAATAAGCTATTATGTATACAAGTCCATAAAACCGCCACCACCAATTCCACTACCGGAAAACGTTACCAAGAAATCTTCAAGAATCAAGCTTAGTGATGGCAGACATATAGCCTACAGAGAATTAGGGTTTCCAAAGGACGAagctaaaaacaaaataataatcatcCATGGATATGCAAATTCCAAAGAAGTCAATTTATACACCACACAG GAAATGATCGACGAATtcaagatatattttttgttcttcGATAGAGCTGGTCATGGAGAAAGTGATCCTAATCCATCAAGAACGCTGAAAACAGATACATACGATATCGAAGAACTTGCTGACAAATTGCAACTTGGTCCAAAGTTTCATGTTCTGGGCATGTCACTTGGAGCTTACCCAGTTTACGGTTGCCTCAAATACATTCCTCATAG GCTAAGTGGAGCTTCATTGGTGGTTCCATTAATAAACTTTTGGTGGAGACGTATTCCTCAGAACTTGTTGAATGCAGCAATCGAGAAATTACCATTTGCGTTTCAAATGATACTCCGAGTCGCACACTATTGTCCATGGTTGCTATATTGGTGGATGACTCAGAAATGGTTTCCAAATAATCGAGATCCCAAGAAAATCTGGACTGAACGCGATATAGAactttcgaaaatatattataaaaaatcgTACATg GACGCTGTTATACGACAAGGTGAATATGTGAGCTGCTACCAAGACATCATCGCCGGTTATGGAAATTGGGAGTTTGATCCAACCGAACTGAGCAACCCATTCTCGGATACTAACAAAGGATCAGTCCATATGTGGTGTGCACTCGATGACAAACAAATTTTGCGAGACGTTCTAGTCTATATATGTGATAAGCTGCCATGGATAAAGTTCCATGAGGTCCCTCATGTTGGACACTGGATTATCCATGAGAAGCATCATTTCGAAGCCATCATCAAAGCCGCTTGTACTGAATGA